A part of Oncorhynchus clarkii lewisi isolate Uvic-CL-2024 chromosome 17, UVic_Ocla_1.0, whole genome shotgun sequence genomic DNA contains:
- the LOC139371123 gene encoding rootletin-like isoform X1, which translates to MSDTDNSNTDSKLESVIQRLEESVLSEEKRLTVRGASPEDPPTCLPARVREIVTKNLNESPPGAMSSVMSVQEENRVLQVELGRLEDLLAHSRADRDELAIKYSAISERSPRRNHFGQIRLEQALRLETGDGERDSPESRSQAQQNMDLRRRLDEEQAAYKRKLTAYQEGQQRQAQLVQKLQAKVLQYKKRCGDLEQTLVEKSSELEQHRLSGRCDMSSNSHHRDEEDPCGDLENALIRLEEEQQRSSSLSAVNAMLREQLEQAGLANEALSQDIRRLTADWSKSREELEQRESDWRREEESFHSYFSSEHSRLLSVWRQVVGFRRQICELKSATERDLSDMRNELARASHSVQSSCSGLSSTLRSREGGAALALEREVALRGQLELQLRERVAEMMSLQTRTDAERAELNARLSDAVREVERLKSQSEEKDRDVASLTRRLEEQSGNDETDMQVMRAHTETLLDTLRDIAQTVLSDGDSSSEADQENTGAPLLALLRGSSPHRSSSPWGSTSPRRYSSLATVPEASLSALRSAVNSRHLQLQEVRGRLSSSQSSVQLLRRQLAEAESAKREAEQRSQTLHGERDGVQREKDTTQRERDRLKQDRDTLASEKVAVEKAAQAALIKAQILQMDCEKLQQAVTSAQRERDHEREEKVDALQERDRAKAETDRVQKQWEQSESRASVQRGELSTVRETHHQAEVERQLLEGEKTQLTEALARAESSNAELSLLVNKLHSEEAALRDSLAKMGSMNEGLAQDKSDLNSIISQLEEEKAYLQAQKHEAEQEKMTIRDELVRLEQDRLELDSARLALHQSLQESELSRVGMEAELQSLRADRVKLQDKVTQLCGEVSSLGAELGMARGEEQRQGVALEEVGRGRAELIRERAGLVVQLTASERENATLTEELAAFRSEREALETSLFEVQQQLVQIEFRREQLEAENQSLRLLRETTTAELRRVRADGENVLAQSEREREALSQALTTTQQESQQALHTAITDHQEEAERLTAEKEALRRSLEFEQEGALRQVRQEAEEQLLRAERDREDLKDEVRSLQHDRDQSLLQAETEKQQMLSQKEAEKAVLSERVSILQAELGTATLELDRLAREAAHYKEQERATVGALTSELLELRSQLEEAGSVHERELHRLQENSSDLQTHTDAALKELEECRASLSASEESRDQVRRDMLEMDRRLNQTRDTGEGYRRDGVELRRTLTDVTKERDTLSLSNTQLRETLRSAETERISVKRQCEEKEQRLAVLEESLSSAQREVTELRSCLREVERSRLEARRELQELRRQVKVLDGEKEQKGREVAELQTRLSLEEQREEERGREIFSLKQKLAEADTARTSIKKELSILQRRLTESESGWRGCERELTAQLQDARGCEKKLQDEARNLSLRAQTSQDSLTQSSLQLSEAQGRLAATEVELARAEAGRRELEFRLGSLQSALTRTLGIGAGGRRSASGGRGRSPRGSPPAASYSSITRPRSLSPLRCSLSPPKDFGGSTPDNTLGCSRPISPEQGDTPLPMPLPELDPETLRCGLRDFLQELREAQRDRDEARCQLGALQRELEEVTGERDSAQNRLSQLHNTLQECQEGKRGVDGRLSSTQAMLQQQEETARRGERERRTLTDRVKELERALQTVETEKKHTQDQLSKQRAGEVRLEAERRRLREALEVAEARGTRVELGRRSLEGELQRLKLSLGDREAENQATQERHDALVKQVAEGESCVASLQREVDRLSQALSKAQEGEVCLREKNQSLSQSLQEATVAHSTTQGRLVALQKTLGLAEQDRRHLQERVDGARASLTDGKRGMTALTERIQSLQTELTQSDLRRGELEAELAHTQEALRQRSASLTEAQRSAQSAQTERVSAEERLRGLQRAVAVLETEKKDAERQAVRLEKDKNALRNTLDKVERQKLKTEEGSMRLSAEKGRLDRSLTTAEQELQDAQRQIALLQAQLAEMEQSHNVSESSVRQRDEVMREAERLRVAQREAERTLAARERAHRHRVKGLEEQVSTLKEQLQQEMRRRQPSLPTSLMSGGN; encoded by the exons ATGAGCGACACAGATAATTCCAACACGGATTCCAAATTGGAATCTGTCATACAG AGGCTGGAGGAGAGTGTGTTGTCTGAAGAGAAGAGGCTGACAGTCCGAGGCGCCTCCCCTGAAGACCCACCTACGTGTTTACCTGCACGAGTCCGAGAGATCGTTACCAAGAACCTCAACGAGAGCC CACCAGGAGCCATGTCCTCCGTGATGTCTGTCCAAGAGGAGAACCGGGTgctgcaggtagagctgggaaGGCTGGAGGATCTGCTGGCCCATAGCAGGGCAGACCGAGATGAGCTGGCTATCAAATACAGCGCCATCAGCGAGAGg AGCCCTCGGAGAAACCATTTTGGTCAGATACGG CTAGAGCAGGCTCTCCGCCTGGAGACAGGTGACGGGGAGCGGGATTCACCAGAGTCTCGCAGCCAGGCTCAGCAGAACATGGACCTGCGCCGGCGTCTGGACGAGGAACAGGCAGCCTACAAGCGTAAACTCACAGCCTACCAGGAGGGCCAGCAAAGACAGGCTCAGCTGGTGCAGAAACTGCAGGCCAAG gtcctgcagtacaaGAAGAGGTGTGGAGACCTGGAGCAGACTCTAGTGGAGAAGTCCTCGGAGCTGGAGCAGCACAGACTGAGT GGTCGTTGTGATATGTCCAGCAACAGCCACCATCGAGACGAGGAGGATCCATGCGGCGACCTGGAAAATGCTCTCATCCGGTTGGAGGAGGAGCAGCAAAG GAGCAGCAGTCTGTCTGCAGTGAACGCCATGCTGAGAGAGCAGTTGGAGCAGGCAGGACTGGCCAATGAGGCACTCAGCCAGGACATACGCAGACTCACTGCTGATTGGTCCAAATCCAGGGAGGAGCTGGAGCAGAGGGAGTCTgattggaggagggaggaggaa TCTTTCCACAGTTATTTCAGCAGTGAGCACAGTCGTCTGCTATCCGTGTGGCGACAGGTGGTGGGCTTCCGTAGACAGATCTGTGAGCTGAAGAGCGCCACAGAGAG GGACCTGTCAGACATGCGTAACGAGCTGGCCCGGGCCTCCCACTCTGTCCAGTCGTCCTGCTCCGGCCTGTCCTCCACGCTGCGCAGCCGGGAGGGAGGGGCGGCTCTGGCCCTGGAGCGGGAGGTGGCGCTGCGGGGGCAGCTGGAGCTGCAGCTCAGAGAACGGGTGGCTGAAATGATGAGCCTGCAGACCAGGACTGACGCTGAAAGGGCTGAGCTCAAcgccag GCTGTCAGATGCAGTGCGAGAGGTGGAGAGGCTGAAGAGCCAGAGTGAGGAGAAAGACAGGGACGTGGCCTCACTGACCAGGAGACTGGAG GAGCAGAGTGGCAACGATGAGACAGACATGCAGGTGATGAGGGCTCATACTGAAACACTACTGGACACACTGAGAGACATTGCCCAG ACTGTCCTATCCGATGGGGACTCGTCATCAGAAGCAGACCAGGAGAACACTGGGGCTCCTCTATTGGCTCTTCTCCGTGGCTCCTCCCCTCACCGCTCCTCATCACCATGGGGATCCACCTCTCCCAGACGTTACTCCTCGTTGGCCACCGTCCCAGAGGCCAGCCTGTCAGCTCTGCGGTCTGCTGTCAACAGCAGACATCTCCAGCTGCAG GAGGTCCGAGGGCGTCTCTCCTCTTCCCAGTCATCAGTACAATTGCTGCGCAGGCAGCTAGCAGAGGCGGAATCAGCCAAGCGGGAGGCGGAACAGCGCAGTCAGACCctgcatggagagagggatggagttcagagagagaaggacaccacacagagagagagagaccgtctgaAACAAGACAGGGACACACTGGCTAG TGAGAAGGTGGCTGTGGAGAAGGCAGCCCAGGCAGCTCTGATCAAGGCCCAGATTCTGCAGATGGACTGTGAGAAGCTGCAGCAGGCCGTGACGtcggcccagagagagagggatcacgagagagaggagaaggtggacGCGCTGCAGGAGAGAGACCGGGCCAAGGCAGAGACCGACAGAGT TCAGAAGCAGTGGGAGCAGAGTGAGAGCCGGGCGTCTGTCCAGAGAGGGGAGCTGTCTACAGTGAGAGAGACTCACCACCAGGCAGAGGTGGAGAGGCAGCTGCTGGAAGGAGAGAAGACCCAGCTCACTGAGGCTTTGGCCCGG GCTGAGAGCAGTAATGCAGAGCTCTCTCTGCTGGTCAACAAGCTTCACTCTGAGGAGGCTGCCCTCCGAGACTCTCTGGCCAAGATGGGCAGCATGAATGAGGGCCTGGCCCAGGACAAgtctgacctcaactccatcatcAGCCAG CTTGAAGAGGAGAAGGCCTACCTGCAGGCCCAGAAACATGAAGCGGAGCAGGAGAAGATGACCATCAGAGATGAGCTCGTCCGATTGGAACAGGACAGGCTAGAGTTGGACTCCGCCCGCCTCGCCCTCCACCAGTCCTTGCAGGAGTCTGAGCTGAGCAGGGTGGGGATGGAGGCGGAGCTTCAGAGCCTCAGGGCCGACAGAGTGAAGCTGCAGGACAAAGTCACTCAG CTGTGTGGCGAGGTGAGCTCTCTGGGGGCGGAATTGGGCATGGCCCGCGGTGAGGAACAGAGACAGGGCGTGGCTCTGGAGGAAGTAGGGCGGGGCCGGGCGGAGCTTATCAGGGAGAGGGCGGGGCTGGTGGTCCAGCTGACTGCATCGGAGAGAGAGAACGCCACACTAACAGAGGAGTTGGCCGCATTCAG GTCAGAGCGGGAGGCCTTGGAGACCAGCCTGTTTGAGGTGCAGCAGCAGCTGGTTCAGATAGAGTTTCGCAGAGAGCAGCTAGAAGCAGAGAACCAGAGCCTGCGGCTACTCAGGGAGACCACCAccg CGGAGCTGAGACGTGTGCGCGCGGATGGGGAGAATGTGCTGGcgcagagtgagagggagagagaggctttgAGCCAGGCCCTGACTACCACCCAGCAGGAGTCCCAGCAGGCCCTCCACACCGCCATCACTGACCAccaggaggaggcagagagactgACCGCTGAAAAG GAGGCCCTGCGTCGCAGTTTGGAGTTTGAACAGGAGGGGGCACTGCGACAGGTCAGACAGGAGGCAGAAGAGCAGCTCCTCAGAGCCGAGAGAGACCGGGAGGACCTGAAAGATGAAGTGAGGAGTCTGCAGCACGACAGAGACCAGAGTCTGctacaggcagagacagagaaacaacaG atgTTGTCCCAGAAGGAGGCAGAGAAGGCGGTGCTGTCTGAGAGAGTGTCCATCCTGCAGGCAGAGCTGGGTACTGCAACCCTGGAGCTGGACAGACTGGCCAGAGAGGCAGCACATTACAAAGAACAGGAGAGG GCCACAGTGGGAGCTCTGACCAGTGAGTTACTGGAGCTTCGCTCTCAGCTGGAGGAGGCTGGCAGTGTTCATGAGCGGGAGCTGCACCGGTTGCAGGAGAACAGCTCTGACCTGCAGACACACACTGATGCTGCCCTCAAAGAG CTGGAGGAGTGCAGAGCTTCTCTCTCAGCCAGTGAGGAGAGCCGAGACCAGGTGAGGCGGGACATGCTGGAGATGGACAGGCGCCTCAACCAAACCCGTGACACCGGGGAAGGGTACAGAAGGGATGGGGTAGAGCTACGGCGCACCCTCACTGATGTCACCAAGGAGAGAGACACTCTCAGCCTATCAAATACCCAGCTGAGGGAGACTCTGAGAAGTGCAGAGACTGAGAGAATCAG tgtgaagCGTCAGTGTGAGGAGAAGGAGCAGCGGCTGGCTGTTCTGGAGGAGAGCCTGTCATCTGCACAGAGAGAGGTGACGGAGCTCCGCAGCTGtctgagagaggtggagaggtcaCGGCTGGAGGCCCGAAGAGAGCTGCAGGAGCTACGCAGACAG GTGAAGGTACTGGATGGAGAGAAGgaacagaaagggagggaggtggCTGAGTTGCAGACGCGTCTCtccctggaggagcagagagaggaggagagagggcgggagaTCTTCTCTCTCAAACAGAAGCTGGCCGAGGCTGACACAGCCAGGACTTCCATCAAgaaagag ctgTCCATCCTCCAGAGGCGTCTGACAGAGTCAGAGTCAGGCTGGCGGGGATGTGAGAGGGAGCTGACGGCCCAGCTTCAGGATGCCCGGGGCTGTGAGAAGAAGCTCCAGGATGAGGCCAGGAACCTGTCCCTGCGGGCCCAGACATCCCAGGACTCCCTCACTCAATCCAGCCTGCAGCTCAGCGAGGCCCAGGGCCGCCTGGCTGCCACCGAGGTAGAGCTGGCCCGGGCCGAGGCCGGACGCAGGGAGCTAGAGTTCCGCCTGGGCAGCTTGCAGTCGGCACTGACCCGTACGCTGGGTATTGGGGCAGGGGGGCGGAGAAGTGCCAGTGGGGGCAGGGGCAGGAGCCCCAGAGGGAGCCCCCCAGCAGCATCCTACAGCAGCATTACACGTCCCCGCAGCCTCTCGCCTCTACGCTGCTCACTTTCACCCCCAAAAG ATTTTGGAGGCTCGACCCCTGACAACACGTTGGGCTGCTCAAGGCCTATCTCCCCAGAGCAGGGTGACACCCCCCTCCCCATGCCCCTGCCTGAGCTGGACCCTGAGACGCTGCGCTGCGGCCTCAGAGACTTCCTCCAGGAGCTCCGAGAAGCTCAGAGAGACCGG GACGAGGCTCGCTGCCAGTTGGGGGCGCTacagagagagttggaggaggtGACAGGGGAGAGAGACTCCGCCCAGAACCGCCTCTCTCAGCTACACAACACACTGCAGGAGTGCCAggagg GTAAGCGTGGTGTTGACGGGCGTCTGAGCTCCACCCAGGCCATGCTccagcagcaggaggagacggcaaggaggggagagagggagaggagaacccTCACTGACAGAGTCAAGGAGCTGGAGAGAGCCCTGCAGACTGTCGAGAcagagaaaaaacacacacag GACCAGTTGAGTAAGCAGCGTGCGGGCGAGGTGCGTCTGGAGGCTGAGCGGAGGCGTCTGCGGGAGGCCCTGGAGGTTGCCGAGGCCCGGGGGACCAGGGTGGAGCTGGGGAGACGCAGCCTGGAAGGGGAGCTGCAGAGACTCAAACTGAGCCTGGGGGACAGGGAGGCCGAGAACCAGGCCACCCAGGAGCGCCATGATGCACTAGTCAAACAG GTGGCGGAGGGGGAGAGCTGTGTGGCGTCGCTCCAGAGAGAGGTGGACAGGCTGAGCCAGGCTTTGTCTAAAGCCCAGGAGGGAGAGGTCTGTCTCAGAGAGAAGAACCAGAGCCTTTCCCAGAGCCTCCAGGAGGCCACCGTTGCCCACAGCACCACCCAGGGGCGCCTTGTCGCACTGCAGAAGACCCTGGGGCTGGCCGAGCAGGACCGCAGGCATCTACAG GAGCGAGTGGATGGAGCGCGGGCGTCCCTGACGGACGGGAAGAGAGGCATGACGGCCCTCACTGAGCGCATCCAGAGCCTACAGACTGAGCTGACTCAGAGCGACCTGAGACGAGGAGAGCTGGAGGCAGAGCTGGCTCACACacaggag GCCCTGCGTCAGCGGTCTGCCAGTCTGACAGAAGCCCAGCGCAGTGCCCAGTCTGCCCAGACAGAGAGGGTGTCTGCAGAGGAAAGGCTGCGCGGGCTGCAGAGGGCCGTGGCCGTGCTGGAGACAGAGAAGAAGGATGCAGAGAGACAGGCCGTCCGCCTGGAGAAGGACAAAAACGCACTGAGAAATACACTGGACAAG GTGGAGCGTCAGAAGCTAAAGACGGAGGAGGGCAGCATGCGTCTGTCTGCAGAGAAAGGCCGTCTGGATCGCTCCCTCACCACCGCAG